In Tubulanus polymorphus chromosome 2, tnTubPoly1.2, whole genome shotgun sequence, a single window of DNA contains:
- the LOC141900460 gene encoding protein DEK-like — MSEADKTPVSTAEKAINENGDDSISKKDMVKSSEPETVVAEMHTDTEKKNENGKNNDIEEDMETEEDEKKQITPTTNDKQASPVKETAVTPPVTPKKKESVVKEDAISPSKSEDAVSPQKSVKDESEEEDELKPGLLERPFVIEGSSKRERKKTERLAMTDAFNTPAEKQLEIPEGTGEKIGSMPRVEFFLSKANVDDCKLLHRFFFGRVGQATVVRRNIRKFCGFTFTKGSAEWEKKYAILMKMTRPQLRAMRNILDVECGKAKEDDVANILEFSINPKASGKALPDKSKKGRKSKTKSGSKKSTKKKAGKKKETKASDSEDGEDDEGDEDSDGKQSEDEEENEDATADSEEEKQESEEASESEEEKPKKKKKKAQPKKKKETAKKAKKTPAKKEKPAKEKKPSKKRKAPESDDESDSDDEPVAKKKKGPPTNAEIKSAIKKILEGVNFDEVTMKTVCKQVYAKFPDFDLTDRKVFIKSTVKELIS, encoded by the exons ATGTCGGAGGCTGATAAAACCCCCGTTTCCACCGCCGAAAAG GCTATTAATGAAAATGGAGATGACAGCATTTCTAAAAAAGATATGGTAAAGTCTTCTGAACCGGAGACAGTAGTTGCAGAAATGCATACGGatactgaaaagaaaaatgagaatggaaaaaataatgacattGAAGAAGACATGGAGACTGAAGAAGatgaaaagaaacaaattaCGCCTACCACAAATGATAAACAGGCTTCACCGGTAAAAGAGACTGCTGTGACACCTCCAGTAACGCCCAAGAAGAAGGAAAGTGTTGTTAAAGAGGATGCAATATCCCCTTCAAAAAGTGAAGATGCTGTGTCGCCTCAAAAAAGTGTTAAAGATGAGAGTGAAGAAGAGGATGAATTGAAAC CTGGATTGTTAGAGAGACCATTTGTGATTGAAGGCAGCAGTAAGAGGGAGAGAAAGAAGACAGAACGACTGGCAATGACCGACGCGTTTAATACTCCAGctgaaaaacaattagaaattCCAGAAGGAACTGGTGAAaaaattggctcaatgcctcGAG ttgaattttttttgtcgAAAGCCAATGTGGATGATTGTAAATTACTACATCGGTTTTTCTTCGGTCGTGTTGGTCAGGCGACAGTTGTACGAAGGAATATCCGGAAATTCTGCGGGTTCACGTTTACCAAAGGATCGGCTGAATGGGAGAAGAAGTACGCGATCTTAATGAA AATGACTCGACCACAACTTCGAGCGATGCGCAATATACTAGATGTCGAATGTGGTAAAGCTAAAGAGGATGATGTGGCCAATATTCTTGAATTTAGTATCAATCCTAAAGCTTCCGGAAAAGCACTACCTGATAAATCAAAGAAAG GTCGTAAAAGCAAAACGAAGAGTGGAAGTAAGAAAAGCACAAAGAAAAAAGCAGGCAAAAAGAAGGAAACTAAAGCATCAGATTCGGAGGATGGAGAGGATGATGAAGGAGATGAAGACAGCGATGGAAAACAGTCGGAGGATGAGGAGGAAAATGAGGATGCTACTGCTGATAGTGAAGAAGAAAAGCAAGAATCGGAGGAAGCTTCAGAATCGGAAGAAGAA AAAccaaagaagaaaaagaaaaaagctcAACCCAAGAAGAAAAAGGAAACTGCCAAAAAAGCAAAGAAGACTCCAGCCAAAAAAGAGAAACCTGCAAAAGAAAAGAAGCCATCCAAGAAGAGAAAAG CCCCTGAatctgatgatgaaagtgattcagatgATGAACCAGTtgccaaaaagaagaaaggaCCGCCAACG AATGCAGAAATTAAGTCAGCTATAAAGAAAATTTTGGAAGGGGTGAATTTCGATGAAGTGACAATGAAGACTGTCTGTAAACAg GTTTATGCCAAGTTCCCAGATTTTGATTTGACTGACCGAAAAGTTTTCATCAAATCTACAGTGAAGGAG ttaaTATCCTGA
- the LOC141900008 gene encoding O(6)-methylguanine-induced apoptosis 2-like, with the protein MVDSIKSLDSDFVKRIHSRTVSGRLHKGHSVVAPTSSIPSKYQTIVIDNSENKGFQSKAKRFQHDLNQNDNPGPGSYLSHKVDVENKSASYSKKGTGGFASKDKRITKHDPGCSPGAGSYNVALTLLSRKDFNKAPATRSFHMPIANPTEKLNGVPAPNQYSVLDQLQRVCKSNNVSANAAFKSQSKRELIDTKYSSVMPAPWQYEINDRLLHDSVKIPTSSFKSKSMRKMAETPPPNPGPGTYNPNEPIDAVGRLQFPRKHYLCISAPAMPLPNPLPGPGPGSYELVNYEGIPKHYMSSSVFVSNTSRWTGDGRKKSGLPGPAHYRPSSFGKQSFIYNAAGRWI; encoded by the exons ATGGTTGACAGCATTAAGAGCTTAGACAGTGACTTTGTGAAACGAATTCACAGCCGTACAGTATCAGGGCGTTTACACAAAG GTCACAGTGTTGTTGCACCTACCTCTTCAATTCCGAGTAAATATCAGACGATAGTGATTGACAACTCTGAGAATAAGGGTTTTCAGTCAAAAGCGAAAAGATTCCAACATGATTTAAACCAG AATGATAATCCAGGTCCAGGATCTTATTTATCACATAAAGTTGATGTTGAAAATAAAAGTGCTTCCTATTCAAAGAAAGGCACAGGTGGCTTTGCATCAAAG GATAaaagaataacaaaacatgatcCTGGCTGTAGCCCAGGAGCTGGCTCTTATAATGTTGCATTAACATTGTTAAGCCGTAAAGACTTTAACAAAGCTCCAGCTACTCGTTCATTTCACATGCCTATTGCCAATCCTACAGAGAAATTAAATGGAGTACCGGCGCCTAATCAATACTCG GTTCTTGATCAGTTACAACGAGTGTGCAAATCCAATAATGTGTCTGCCAATGCAGCTTTCAAGTCTCAAAGTAAAAGGGAACTGATCGATACCAAGTACTCATCAGTCATGCCAGCACCTT ggcagtatgaaattaatgacAGATTGCTCCACGATAGCGTGAAAATTCCAACATCAAGTTTCAAGTCAAAATCTATGAGGAAGATGGCAGAAACTCCTCCTCCA aaCCCAGGACCTGGAACTTACAATCCTAATGAACCTATAGATGCTGTTGGTAGATTACAATTTCC ACGGAAACATTATTTGTGTATATCAGCTCCAGCGATGCCACTTCCAAATCCATTGCCTGGCCCCGGTCCAGGTAGTTACGAACTAGTTAATTATGAAGGAATACCAAAACATTATATGTCTAGCTCTGTCTTCGTTTCTAATACAAGTCGATGGACAGGAGATGGTAGAAAGAAAAGTGGCCTACCTGGACctg
- the LOC141899631 gene encoding E3 ubiquitin-protein ligase RNF144A-like, with translation MAFYSASKNTVDLAIDPLITCRLCLQECSKHDMYELVDCKCLYCRSCVKQYLTILVTEGNVLSITCPDGMCRKPGKIYASEVEQVVDPEIFDRYIRLKFQREVELDPARTWCPEIGCETVCHVCTNGDLVPVTGRPVHCPTCGLMFCSVCKSKWHPGQTCDEYLRSGKKEDEGIPFTSPEDAEIKRCPLCHVPIERTDGCAQMMCKRCKHVFCWYCLTSLDDDFLLRHYDRGPCKNKLGHSRASVIWHRTQVVGIFAGFGVLLLVASPFLLLAAPCILCCKCKISKCCDEDDTDGPTPT, from the exons ATGGCATTTTATTCAGCCAGTAAAAATACGGTAGATTTGGCCATTGATCCGCTGATTACTTGTCGCCTATGTTTACAAGAATGTTCTAAACATGACATGTATGAGTTGGTAGATTGTAAATGCCTCTACTGTCGTTCA TGTGTCAAACAATATTTGACAATTCTTGTTACTGAAGGAAATGTTTTATCCATAACCTGTCCTGATGGCATGTGTcgaaaacctggaaaaatcTATGCTAGTGAG gtggaacaagTTGTTGATCCTGAAATCTTTGATCGCTATATCAGATTAAAATTCCAGAGAG AAGTTGAACTAGATCCAGCGCGGACCTGGTGTCCAGAGATTGGCTGCGAAACTGTTTGTCATGTTTGCACTAATGGTGATTTGGTTCCTGTTACCGGTCGACCAGTCCACTGTCCAACT TGTGGTTTAATGTTCTGTTCAGTTTGTAAATCTAAATGGCACCCAGGACAAACGTGTGACGAGTATCTGAGGAGTGGGAAGAAGGAAGATGAAGG CATACCATTTACAAGTCCAGAAGATGCTGAAATCAAACGATGTCCATTATGTCATGTACCTATCGAGCGTACAGATGGCTGTGCTCAGATGATGTGTAAAAGGTGCAAACATGTATTCTGCTGGTACTGTTTAACTTCCTTAGAT GATGATTTCCTTTTACGTCATTATGACAGAGGTCCTTGTAAAAATAAGCTAGGACATTCCAGGGCATCTGTGATATGGCATCGAACTCAG GTAGTTGGTATATTTGCTGGGTTTGGTGTTTTGCTGCTGGTTGCCTCTCCATTTCTACTCCTGGCTGCTCCTTGTATTCTCTGCTGTAAGTGTAAGATCAGTAAATGCTGTGATGAAGATGACACAGATGGCCCTACGCCAACAtga
- the LOC141898683 gene encoding ribonucleoside-diphosphate reductase subunit M2 B-like: MLSVLSPRKVQVLNKQMKSTRISDENTVPASKNLNNRVARKPLGENNSLVNVKRHILASPIKDKDEPEVKMTKVVQKPAFNKQDEPLLRDNPRRFVVFPIVYQDIWTMYKKAEASFWTAEEVDLSKDIYDWEKLKADEQHFISHVLAFFAASDGIVNENLVERFSKEVQVTEARCFYGYQIAIENIHSEMYSLLIETYIKDNEKKEYLFNAIETMPCVKRKADWALKWINDSESTFGERVVAFAAVEGIFFSGSFAAIFWLKKRGLMPGLTFSNELISRDEGLHCEFACLMFSHLVNKPSVEKVQQIIRDAVVIEQEFLTEALPCSLIGMNCTLMKQYIEFVADKWLIELGCPKVYNSENPFPFMDNISLEGKTNFFEKKVAEYQKASVMSAINGNRENSRVFSTDEDF, from the exons ATGTTGTCTGTTCTATCGCCTAGAAAAGTTCAAGTTCTCAACAAACAAATGAAGAGTACCAGGATTTCGGATGAGAATACG GTTCCTGCTTCAAAAAACTTGAACAATCGAGTTGCCAGAAAACCGTTGggtgaaaataattctttggTG AATGTAAAACGACACATTTTAGCTAGTCCAATCAAAGACAAAGATGAACCTGAAGTGAAGATGACTAAAGTCGTGCAGAAACCAGCTTTCAACAAACAGGATGAACCGCTGTTACGAGACAATCCGAGGCGTTTCGTTGTCTTCCCGATTGTGTACCAGGACATTTGGACGATGTACAAGAAAGCTGAAGCTTCATTTTGGACGGCTGAAGAAGTTGATTTGTCGAAAGATATTTATGACTGGGAGAAATTGAAGGCTGATGAACAACACTTTATTTCTCATGTTCTGGCTTTCTTTGCTGCTAGTGATGgaattgtaaatgaaaatctg GTTGAAAGGTTCAGTAAAGAAGTGCAAGTGACTGAAGCGCGCTGTTTCTATGGTTACCAAATTGCAATTGAAAATATCCATTCAGAGATGTACAGTTTGTTGATCGAAACATACATCAAAGATAATGAGAAAAA GGAATATTTGTTCAATGCGATTGAGACGATGCCCTGCGTGAAAAGGAAGGCTGATTGGGCGTTGAAGTGGATCAATGACTCTGAGTCGACCTTTGGTGAAAGAGTGGTTGCCTTTGCTGCGGTTGAAGGCATTTTTTTCTCTGGATCATTTGCTGCCATTTTCTGGTTGAAAAAGAGGGGTCTGATGCCCGGATTAACTTTCAGCAATGAACTGATTAGTCGAGATGAG GGTTTACATTGTGAATTTGCATGTTTAATGTTCAGTCATCtggtaaacaaaccaagtgTCGAAAAAGTGCAGCAGATTATTAGAGATGCAGTTGTGATAGAGCAGGAATTCCTGACAGAAGCCTTGCCGTGTTCTCTGATTGGCATGAATTGTACATTGATGAAGCAATACATCGAATTTGTAGCTGATAAATGGTTAATTGAACTAGGTTGCCCGAAG GTTTATAACTCGGAAAATCCTTTCCCATTCATGGACAATATCTCGCTTGAAGGAAAGACAAACTTTTTCGAGAAGAAAGTTGCTGAGTATCAGAAGGCTTCAGTGATGTCCGCTATCAACGGCAACCGAGAGAACAGTCGTGTGTTTTCTACAGATGAGGATTTCTAG
- the LOC141899828 gene encoding sesquipedalian-1-like has protein sequence MKINEKNVISFAVCNSPIDKEGFLLKKGEVNKGFQKRWFVLKGNLLFYFEKPGDKEPIGVIILEGCTVELSEREYDAYSFSIVYPGPGCRSYILAAETQEEMEAWMKAITCAGYEYMKLMVSELQRQLDEHNKMTTLSGIKNNDIGKNVTELGTLMLDTPVPSVSNEPKPTSSQRFNPFNNLDITVDEEENYNPLPANQLPSPSSPPITPELMMGVSNFGNSSFFSEVSIPPLPTVTTSRSFEEMHELFGQQIHSLRQSMMLDSSEA, from the coding sequence atgaaaataaatgaaaagaaCGTCATCAGTTTTGCTGTATGCAATTCGCCTATCGATAAAGAAGGTTTCCTGTTGAAGAAGGGCGAGGTGAATAAAGGATTTCAAAAACGTTGGTTTGTGCTAAAAGGGAATTTACtgttttattttgagaaaCCCGGTGATAAGGAACCTATTGGAGTTATAATATTAGAGGGTTGTACAGTTGAGCTATCTGAACGTGAATACGACGCGTATAGTTTTTCGATAGTTTATCCCGGACCCGGATGTAGAAGTTATATTCTGGCCGCGGAAACACAAGAAGAGATGGAGGCTTGGATGAAAGCAATAACGTGTGCTGGATACGAGTATATGAAACTGATGGTATCGGAATTACAAAGACAGCTCGATGAACATAATAAAATGACCACTTTATCCGGAATTAAGAATAACGATATCGGGAAAAATGTCACGGAATTAGGAACTTTAATGTTGGATACTCCAGTGCCTTCGGTTTCGAATGAACCAAAACCGACATCTTCGCAACGGTTTAATCCATTCAATAACCTTGACATTACGGTTGATGAGGAAGAGAACTATAACCCTTTACCGGCTAATCAGTTACCCTCGCCATCCTCTCCACCCATAACACCAGAGCTTATGATGGGTGTTTCAAACTTTGGCAATTCTAGTTTTTTCAGCGAGGTTTCTATTCCCCCGTTACCAACGGTTACAACTTCACGATCGTTTGAAGAAATGCATGAATTGTTTGGGCAGCAAATTCATTCACTCAGGCAGAGTATGATGCTAGATAGTTCCGAAGCGTAA
- the LOC141898749 gene encoding general transcription factor 3C polypeptide 3-like, translated as MDAQEIVFQCLDGNLTAEQIQQLQQMKNLTTELLESTYVDDEQGIQTVHIVVENPAEPATSSELEVQPIDPNDELTIKYIHGIISFEQFMKEHSMFNKREDADQTIEMEEAEDNEEVEMEQEEEPKPSTSGQNEAVVKQEEPPVKKRKKRPKKMHSRLAKDLQGLMGEANLMYARGQHMEAIKMCMEVVRLAPTAPEPFQTLAMLYDEIGDTEKSMQFLLIAAHLMPSNAEQWMRLAEMAVDFNKLKDAITYLSKAIKAEPGNIDLIFERSSLHRHLDEKDKAIDGYIQILKLLPVDAADRYIQLVRDTAKLAHEIDKNDLAIQIIENAFEERPACITSEDVNLLVELHMSQKEYVKPVQVIVQNCGIKLKLLRDEEIEGQTARDIFETKELRENIKSVIVPEMMPIDLQVKLVVCLIHLKMDEIVQVLVAPLFELSAEEYGDLFLDVSEAYMEEDQFKEAKPILATLVNSQTYNLAAVWNTYGECLNAMGELQNAAEAFKHVVELAPIHFNARVQLSTIQQRLGKPEEALNALTQDISKPQEIIGQDIRLLHQRCLLLHSQGKYSEFLELAKKMLFSHFKEILNPQHIAVVLSYRTQKHRSLALRQMLGSDVHSVLKDAPCFDGTNALPLDDVWELYLKVCNTLCDLDRYQEFEELAITALTVPQFMDDSSKSKEAEFICLISFILNKNGNYAFNFVKEYCMKEIDNNRAWNLFNQVIHISDHQRHNRFLMRYMLKATDNLPLGILNGHQSMINGNYKYALAEYIAAYRRIPKDPLISLCIGLSFIYLASAKFSMRRHFLVIQGCAFLNQYMQLRGECQESCFNLGRAMHQLSLFHAAVYFYEKGLTLSPCIEGEDGVFDLTKELAFNLCRIYQSSNSDDMARMIMEKYLVV; from the exons ATGGACGCGCAAGAAATAGTTTTTCAATGTCTCGATGGAAATCTAACTGCTGAACAAATACAGCAGCTTCAACAGATGAAAAATCTG ACCACGGAGCTTCTGGAGAGTACATATGTTGATGATGAACAGGGTATACAAACAGTTCATATTGTCGTTGAAAACCCTGCTGAACCGGCTACATCATCAGAGTTAGAGGTTCAACCAATTGACCCCAATGATGAATTGACAATTAAGTACATCCATG GCATCATTTCATTTGAACAGTTTATGAAAGAACATTCCATGTTTAACAAAAGAGAAGATGCTGACCAAACTATTGAAATGGAGGAGGCTGAAGATAATGAGGAAGTTGAAATGGAACAAGAAGAGGAACCTAAACCTTCAACTAGTG GACAGAATGAAGCTGTAGTAAAGCAAGAAGAACCTCCAGTGAAAAAACGCAAAAAACGT CCAAAAAAGATGCATTCTCGTCTCGCCAAAGATCTTCAGGGACTCATGGGTGAAGCCAATTTAATGTATGCCAGAGGACAACACATGGAGGCTATAAAAATGTGCATGGAAGTTGTAAGACTTG CACCTACTGCACCAGAACCTTTCCAAACATTAGCTATGCTGTATGACGAAATAGGCGATACAGAAAAATCAATGCAG TTCTTATTGATTGCGGCTCATTTGATGCCAAGCAATGCTGAACAGTGGATGAGATTAGCAGAAATGGCAGTCGATTTTAACAAATTGAAGGATGCCATTACCTATCTGAGCAAAG CGATAAAAGCTGAGCCTGGTAACATTGACTTGATATTTGAGCGCAGCAGTTTGCATCGTCATTTAGACGAGAAAGATAAAGCGATCGATGGATATATTCAGATATTGAAGTTGCTGCCCGTCGATGCTGCAGATCGCTATATTCAATTAGTTAGAGATACCGCAAAG CTCGCTcatgaaatagataaaaatgatCTAGCTATacaaatcatagaaaatgcgTTTGAAGAGCGACCTGCGTGTATTACATCAGAGG ATGTTAATTTGTTGGTGGAGCTTCATATGTCTCAGAAAGAATATGTTAAACCAGTTCAG GTTATAGTACAAAATTGTggaatcaaattgaaattgttgaGAGATGAAGAAATCGAAGGACAAACTGCCAGGGATATTTTTGAAACTAAGGAATTgcgagaaaatatcaaaag TGTGATTGTACCTGAAATGATGCCGATTGATCTCCAAGTTAAACTCGTTGTTTGCTTGATACATCTGAAAATGGATGAAATAGTCCAG GTTCTGGTTGCTCCGCTATTTGAATTGAGTGCTGAAGAGTATGGTGACCTTTTCTTGGATGTATCTGAAGCCTACATGGAAGAAGATCAATTTAAAGAAGCTAAACCCATTCTGGCAACTCTTGTTAATTCACAAACATATAACTTG GCTGCTGTATGGAACACATATGGTGAATGTTTAAATGCGATGGGTGAACTACAGAATGCTGCCGAAGCATTCAAACATGTAGTTGAACTGGCTCCAATTCATTTCAACGCACGTGTACAATTATCCACCATACAACAAAGACTTGGTAAACCAGAGGAAGCTCTTAATGCACTGACGCAAG atatttcaaaaccGCAAGAAATTATTGGACAAGATATCAGATTGTTACATCAGCGCTGTCTGTTACTTCATTCTCAAGGAAAATATTCCGAATTTCTTGAACTGGCGAAGAAGATGTTATTCAGCCATTTCAAAGAAATTCTCAATCCACAGCACATTGCGG TTGTGTTAAGTTATAGAACTCAGAAACATAGGAGTCTAGCTTTGAGGCAGATGCTGGGATCGGATGTGCATTCAGTTTTGAAAGACG CTCCCTGTTTTGATGGGACAAATGCCTTGCCACTTGATGATGTATGGGAACTATATCTTAAG GTCTGTAATACACTTTGTGATTTGGACAGATATCAGGAATTTGAAGAACTAGCAATAACAGCTTTAACAGTACCTCAGTTTATGGATGATTCAAGTAAATCTAAG GAAGCAGAATTtatctgtttgatatcattcattttgaaCAAGAATGGGAATTATGCATTTAACTTTGTGAAGGAGTACTGTATGAAG GAAATAGACAACAATCGAGCTtggaatctttttaatcaagttATCCACATTTCTGACCATCAGAGACACAATAGATTCTTAATGAGATACATGCTAAAG GCCACTGATAATTTACCATTAGGAATCTTGAATGGCCATCAATCTATGATCAATGGAAATTATAAATACGCTCTCG CTGAATATATTGCTGCTTATCGCCGTATTCCGAAGGATCCGCTTATTTCACTTTGTATCGGATTGTCGTTTATCTATTTAGCTTCTGCTAAATTCTCCATGAGGCGACATTTTCTAGTTATTCAG GGTTGTGCGTTTTTGAACCAGTATATGCAGTTACGCGGAGAATGTCAAgaatcttgtttcaacttgggTCGAGCTATGCATCAATTAA GTTTGTTCCATGCTGCAGTGTATTTCTATGAGAAAGGTCTGACTTTATCACCCTGCATTGAAGGAGAGGACGGA GTATTTGATCTCACCAAAGAATTGGCATTTAATTTGTGTCGCATTTATCAATCCAGTAATTCTGATGATATGGCTCGGATGATAATGGAAAAGTATCTTGTTGTATAA
- the LOC141900092 gene encoding uncharacterized protein LOC141900092, which yields MDPTTGTTGAHIWNHFSNTDVLASAGTNQPYAAGYQPGSLNEMVANLTRPNMPWNEPPLQNSFFSSSNAAMNLNGYTHNRTIPVTASGSGNSPGLAWKKRKKKTDSICSMPRKMFISEEKMAECMKNLYIDDRFKKRAAWYCTSQEEAMKIIQEIDSRLSLEDEEIEEKMENEQGRLEICEALREQMVSWPKVMNESKPCMEVVLWKCPSSVLKNLENTPKPQSAPNIVCAPVEPVHVDFKPLSVPRPVNSSAEIELSWNEEDEDNDNKMDL from the exons ATGGATCCAACCACTGGCACTACTGGAGCTCACATATGGAATCATTTCAGCAACACTGATGTTCTTGCTTCTGCTGGCACAAATCAACCTTATGCTGCTGGATATCAACCAGGTTCACTGAATGAGATGGTAGCCAATTTAACGCGTCCAAATATGCCATGGAATGAACCTCCACTGCAAAATTCATTCTTTTCTTCATCAAATGCTGCAATGAATTTGAATGGTTATACTCATAATAGAACTATTCCTGTCACAGCTAGTGGTTCAGGAAATAGCCCAGGACTAGCCTGGAAAAAACGGAAAAAGAAAACAGATTCTATTTG TTCAATGCCACGGAAAATGTTTATTAGTGAAGAGAAAATGGCTGAATGTATGAAGAATTTGTATATCGATGATAGGTTTAAGAAGCGTGCTGCCTGGTATTGTACATCACAAGAGGAAGCGATGAAAATTATCCAAGAAATTGATAGTCG tTTATCCTtggaagatgaagaaatagaagaaaaaatggagaATGAACAGGGTAGATTGGAAATCTGTGAAGCGTTAAGAGAACAAATGGTTAGCTGGCCTAAAGTAATGAACGAAAG taAACCATGTATGGAAGTAGTTCTTTGGAAATGTCCTTCATCAGTATTAAAGAACTTAGAAAACACTCCAAAACCACAGTCAGCCCCTAATATAGTTTGTGCACCTGTAGAGCCAGTTCATGTAGATTTCAAGCC ATTAAGTGTGCCGAGACCAGTGAATTCATCAGCAGAAATTGAACTATCATGGAACGAAGAAGATGAAGATAATGACAACAAAATGGATTTATGA